One genomic window of Tachypleus tridentatus isolate NWPU-2018 chromosome 12, ASM421037v1, whole genome shotgun sequence includes the following:
- the LOC143234112 gene encoding cytochrome b-c1 complex subunit 7-like isoform X1 — translation MALSRIFGNQALRRWVFNMTGYNKLGLLHDDCLYENEVVKEAIRRLPLEVQDERAFRMVRAMQLDLQHTILPKEQWTKFEEDVRYLEPYINEVKKEMKEKQEWNKNY, via the exons ATGGCGTTATCTAGGATTTTCG GCAATCAGGCACTACGGAGGTGGGTTTTCAACATGACAGGCTACAACAAACTTG gtttacTTCATGACGATTGTCTTTATGAAAATGAAGTAGTAAAAGAAGCTATTCGTCGACTTCCTCTTGAAGTTCAAGATGAAAGAGCATTTCGAATGGTACGAGCAATGCAGCTGGACTTACAACACACTATTCTTCCTAAAGAACAGTGGACTAAATTTGAAGAG GATGTTCGATATCTGGAGCCATACATAAATGAAGTGAAAAAGGAAATGAAGGAAAAACAAGAATGGAACAAGAATTATTGA
- the LOC143234112 gene encoding cytochrome b-c1 complex subunit 7-like isoform X2, protein MTGYNKLGLLHDDCLYENEVVKEAIRRLPLEVQDERAFRMVRAMQLDLQHTILPKEQWTKFEEDVRYLEPYINEVKKEMKEKQEWNKNY, encoded by the exons ATGACAGGCTACAACAAACTTG gtttacTTCATGACGATTGTCTTTATGAAAATGAAGTAGTAAAAGAAGCTATTCGTCGACTTCCTCTTGAAGTTCAAGATGAAAGAGCATTTCGAATGGTACGAGCAATGCAGCTGGACTTACAACACACTATTCTTCCTAAAGAACAGTGGACTAAATTTGAAGAG GATGTTCGATATCTGGAGCCATACATAAATGAAGTGAAAAAGGAAATGAAGGAAAAACAAGAATGGAACAAGAATTATTGA